A genomic stretch from Candidatus Dadabacteria bacterium includes:
- a CDS encoding anhydro-N-acetylmuramic acid kinase, translated as MNWLRPIISKKEKLAVGLISGTSMDGIDAALVRIRGSGEDTEVQVEDFICREYSDDARKLLLSPGALNTASLSDLNFLLGQEFAAAVFDLLRKAALKTTDIDLVGTHGQTVFHNPPSLGQEVSSTLQLGEADVICEATGITTVGDFRTRDMAAGGEGAPLIPYVDYLLFSGTGKNVIAHNIGGISNCTLVTKKLGELLAFDTGPGNSLMDSVVRLASGGERSFDEDGTIAGKGSVNKDIFRRLMKNPYLDIEPPKSTGRELFGERMAGRLFSLAQKKGVSLPDLLRTLVEFTTCSIVSAYERFIYPRADVEEVVLSGGGARNSVMVSRLREKLAPTRLCLSDEYGIPADAKEALGFAVLANETVCGNRTNVPAVTGARDATFLGKISIGKNIL; from the coding sequence GTGAACTGGCTTCGTCCGATAATTTCGAAGAAGGAAAAACTGGCCGTCGGTCTCATTTCCGGGACTTCGATGGACGGTATTGACGCGGCGCTGGTAAGGATTCGCGGCTCGGGAGAGGATACAGAAGTACAGGTTGAGGACTTTATCTGCCGGGAATACTCCGATGACGCAAGGAAGCTCCTTCTCTCTCCCGGTGCCTTGAACACCGCCTCACTGTCCGATCTTAATTTCCTGCTCGGCCAGGAGTTTGCCGCGGCGGTCTTTGATCTTCTGCGGAAGGCGGCACTCAAAACGACCGACATTGACTTGGTGGGCACCCACGGCCAGACGGTTTTTCATAACCCCCCTTCTCTGGGACAGGAGGTTTCCTCGACCCTTCAGCTGGGCGAAGCGGACGTTATCTGCGAGGCCACGGGAATTACCACGGTGGGAGATTTCAGGACTAGGGATATGGCGGCGGGCGGAGAAGGAGCGCCCCTTATCCCCTACGTCGACTACCTGCTGTTCTCCGGAACCGGTAAAAACGTAATAGCCCATAACATAGGGGGCATTTCCAACTGCACTCTGGTCACGAAAAAACTCGGGGAGCTTCTGGCTTTCGATACGGGACCCGGCAATTCCCTGATGGACTCGGTGGTGCGTCTTGCCTCGGGGGGCGAGAGGAGTTTCGATGAAGACGGCACGATAGCGGGGAAGGGTTCGGTTAATAAGGACATTTTCCGCAGGCTCATGAAAAATCCGTACCTTGATATAGAACCCCCTAAATCGACCGGCAGGGAGCTTTTCGGGGAGCGGATGGCGGGGAGGCTTTTTTCCCTTGCCCAGAAAAAAGGGGTATCTCTTCCCGATCTCCTGCGCACCCTTGTTGAGTTTACTACCTGCTCCATAGTTTCTGCCTATGAAAGATTCATTTACCCTCGTGCGGATGTGGAAGAAGTCGTGCTGAGCGGCGGCGGCGCCAGAAATTCCGTAATGGTCTCGAGACTTCGTGAGAAGCTCGCCCCGACGCGGCTTTGCCTCTCGGATGAATACGGCATTCCCGCAGATGCCAAGGAAGCTCTAGGATTCGCGGTGCTTGCGAATGAAACCGTGTGTGGAAACCGGACGAACGTGCCAGCAGTTACGGGAGCCCGGGATGCCACGTTTCTCGGAAAAATCTCGATTGGGAAGAATATCTTGTAA
- the murQ gene encoding N-acetylmuramic acid 6-phosphate etherase: MEKTRRTGHLLTEKVNPRTVSIDELSCSEIIDLVSGEDQAAFEAVSREKDSISQAAEMVFRSLERSGRVFFVGAGTSGRLGVMEAAECPPTFGTGPETVQAVMAGGRDAVWNSVEGAEDSATASVEALRDKKLSGDDVVLGIAASSGTPFVISALEYAKTVGCTSILVCCSEPENTPADLVIPLLVGPEVIVGSTRLKAATATKMVLNMVTTTAMVLLGKTYGNLMVDLKPTSSKLVDRARRIIMDICGVGEEEAASLFQKAGGNLKVAVVMKLGGLLPEESVKVLRENGGYLKKTLRGISRSAGNS; this comes from the coding sequence GTGGAAAAGACTCGCCGGACAGGACACCTGCTCACAGAAAAAGTAAACCCGAGGACGGTCAGTATCGATGAACTTTCATGTTCTGAGATCATTGATCTTGTAAGCGGGGAAGACCAAGCGGCGTTTGAGGCCGTTTCCAGGGAAAAAGATTCCATCTCCCAGGCAGCGGAAATGGTTTTCCGCTCCCTTGAGCGTAGCGGCAGGGTCTTTTTCGTCGGGGCGGGGACAAGCGGGCGGCTCGGGGTAATGGAAGCTGCCGAATGCCCGCCTACCTTCGGAACGGGTCCCGAAACGGTGCAGGCGGTTATGGCGGGAGGGCGGGATGCAGTATGGAACTCGGTCGAGGGTGCTGAGGATTCCGCTACGGCTTCCGTGGAAGCCCTCCGTGACAAAAAACTCTCGGGGGACGACGTGGTCTTGGGAATCGCGGCGAGCTCCGGTACGCCGTTTGTGATATCAGCTCTTGAGTATGCAAAGACGGTTGGTTGCACAAGCATACTTGTATGCTGCAGCGAGCCAGAGAACACCCCGGCCGACTTGGTCATACCCCTTCTTGTCGGTCCTGAAGTGATAGTGGGTTCCACCAGGCTCAAGGCCGCTACCGCTACCAAGATGGTCCTTAACATGGTTACGACGACCGCGATGGTACTTCTCGGGAAAACTTACGGAAACCTGATGGTTGACCTTAAGCCCACATCGTCAAAGCTTGTCGACAGGGCAAGGAGAATCATAATGGACATATGTGGCGTGGGGGAAGAGGAGGCTGCCTCGCTTTTCCAGAAAGCCGGCGGAAATCTCAAGGTTGCCGTGGTAATGAAACTCGGCGGCCTCTTGCCCGAAGAGTCGGTCAAAGTGCTGCGGGAAAACGGCGGGTACTTGAAGAAAACCCTAAGGGGCATATCCCGCTCGGCGGGGAATTCGTAA